One window of the Oncorhynchus clarkii lewisi isolate Uvic-CL-2024 chromosome 19, UVic_Ocla_1.0, whole genome shotgun sequence genome contains the following:
- the LOC139374076 gene encoding transmembrane protein 192-like, which translates to MESEGMSHHAVSSSVDVSQSVEEDPLVDGPLISHDALQSAIRREFTTLPTHCPAVLLLLLQVVYVSLSVCVAVVCVFEVGREECVRVLGNVRGQSVVVIGKVFVWLCVLLFGVCVQHHHSRVRSRGYLRFYRDNRTLKHLPFLIHSAGNTAVLVVMSADLPEADHLPVYLLLGILGLELLVSLPCLIIYTVRVVRFNRDRAGPDISQEEPSNSYNTTETGFREGSSLEEVVEKQADLIDYLKQHNTLLSKRLLNMTVQH; encoded by the exons ATGGAATCGGAAGGGATGTCGCACCATGCA gtcaGTTCATCAGTAGATGTGTCTCAGAGTGTTGAGGAGGACCCTTTAGTGGACGGACCGCTGATCTCCCATGATGCCTTGCAGTCTGCTATTAGGAGAGAATTCACAACTCTCCCCACgcactgtcctgctgtcctgctgctgctgctgcag gtggtgtatgtgtctctgagtgtgtgtgttgcagtagtgtgtgtgtttgaggttggCCGGGAGGAGTGTGTCCGTGTGTTGGGGAATGTTCGGGGGCAGAGTGTGGTGGTGATTGGGAAGGtgtttgtgtggctgtgtgtgttgttgtttggtgtgtgtgttcagcatCACCACAGCCGAGTGAGGAGCAGAGGATACCTCCGTTTCTACAGAGACAACCGCACCCTGAAACACCTGCCCTTCCTCATCCACTCTGCAG ggaacaCGGCGGTGTTGGTGGTCATGTCAGCTGATCTGCCAGAGGCGGATCATCTTCCTGTTTATCTGCTGCTAGGGATTCTGGGACTGGAGCTCCTGGTCTCTCTGCCTTGTCTGATCATCTACACAg TCAGGGTGGTGAGATTCAACAGAGACCGAGCTGGTCCAGATATCAGTCAGGAGGAACCATCAAACTCCTACAACACTACTGAGACTGGCTTcag GGAGGGCTCCAGTCTGGAGGAGGTAGTGGAGAAACAAGCTGATCTCATCGACTACCTGAAGCAACACAACACCTTACTGAGCAAGAGACTGCTCAACATGACTGTACAGCACtga